In bacterium, a single window of DNA contains:
- a CDS encoding inositol monophosphatase family protein: MFDKEFKTAVLAAKKAGHLLQAMSQGDLKVEYKGEIDLVTQADRAAEALVVKMLRRNYPGDDILTEETNRDRTRSVRRWIIDPLDGTTNYAHRFPFWCVSIAFEFKGQVVLGAIYNPNLNELFTARKGLGAWINGNKIKVSSQPVLKKSLLATGFPYDVHYSRKDNLDNFRRFIKRAQAVRRPGSAALDLAYVACGRFDGFWEMKLKTWDMAAASLMVTEARGKLSGFKGQKFSIYVPECLATNGKIHREMIEVLK; encoded by the coding sequence ATGTTTGACAAAGAATTCAAGACCGCGGTGCTGGCCGCAAAAAAGGCCGGTCATTTGCTCCAGGCCATGTCCCAGGGCGACCTGAAGGTTGAATACAAGGGCGAGATCGACCTGGTGACCCAGGCCGACCGCGCAGCCGAGGCCCTGGTGGTTAAAATGCTTCGCCGGAATTACCCCGGCGACGACATTCTGACCGAGGAAACAAACCGGGACCGCACCCGGTCTGTCCGGCGCTGGATAATAGACCCGCTGGACGGCACCACCAACTATGCCCACCGCTTCCCCTTTTGGTGCGTCTCCATCGCTTTTGAGTTTAAGGGTCAAGTTGTGCTGGGCGCAATATACAATCCGAATTTGAACGAACTGTTCACCGCCCGGAAAGGCCTGGGCGCCTGGATCAACGGAAACAAGATAAAGGTATCCTCCCAGCCGGTCCTGAAGAAAAGCCTTTTAGCCACCGGCTTCCCCTACGATGTCCATTATTCCAGAAAAGACAATCTGGACAACTTCCGGAGATTCATCAAGCGGGCCCAGGCGGTGAGGCGGCCGGGCTCGGCGGCTTTGGACCTGGCCTATGTGGCCTGCGGCCGGTTCGACGGGTTCTGGGAGATGAAGCTGAAGACCTGGGACATGGCGGCCGCGTCTTTGATGGTGACTGAAGCCAGGGGAAAGCTGAGCGGTTTTAAGGGACAGAAGTTCAGCATCTACGTGCCGGAATGCCTGGCCACAAACGGGAAGATACACCGGGAAATGATCGAAGTATTAAAATAG